One segment of Streptomyces sp. NBC_01463 DNA contains the following:
- a CDS encoding ArsA family ATPase yields the protein MTADADTGTETDTGADTEDAAAGTAASPALDTDALLDDPDIRIVVCCGSGGVGKTTTAAALGVRAAERGRKVVVLTIDPARRLAQSMGIDSLDNIPRRVEGVGTPGSGELHAMMLDMKRTFDEIVEAHADGERARAILENPFYQSLSAGFAGTQEYMAMEKLGQLRARDTWDLIVVDTPPSRSALDFLDAPKRLGSFLDGKFIKLLMAPAKMGGRAGMKFLNVGMSMMTGTLGKLLGGQFLRDVQTFVAAMDTMFGGFRTRADATYKLLQAPGTAFLVVATPERDALREAAYFVERLAAEDMPLAGLVLNRVHGSDAARLSAERALAAAENLEADGIVDQGAGKAGLREPADSPAAGSAPTTDTPGAATPEQPEHASEHEPAGARAGEAPAVEGDTPADAVTVEQLTAGLLRLHAERMQVVAREQRTRDRFTALHPEVAVTAVAALPGDVHDLAGLRAIGDRLATGSASAGAA from the coding sequence ATGACAGCGGACGCGGACACCGGCACGGAAACGGATACGGGCGCGGACACCGAGGATGCGGCCGCGGGCACGGCCGCCTCTCCCGCCCTGGACACCGACGCCCTCCTCGACGACCCGGACATCCGGATCGTCGTGTGCTGCGGCTCGGGCGGCGTGGGCAAGACGACGACCGCGGCGGCCCTCGGCGTACGCGCGGCGGAACGCGGCCGCAAGGTCGTCGTCCTCACCATCGACCCGGCCCGCAGGCTCGCCCAGTCCATGGGCATCGACTCCCTGGACAACATCCCGCGCCGGGTGGAGGGCGTCGGGACGCCGGGCTCCGGCGAGCTGCACGCCATGATGCTCGACATGAAGCGGACCTTCGACGAGATCGTCGAGGCGCACGCGGACGGCGAGCGGGCCCGCGCGATCCTGGAGAACCCCTTCTACCAGTCCCTGTCGGCCGGTTTCGCGGGCACGCAGGAGTACATGGCGATGGAGAAGCTCGGCCAGCTGCGGGCGCGCGACACCTGGGACCTGATCGTCGTCGACACCCCGCCGTCGCGGTCCGCGCTGGACTTCCTGGACGCGCCGAAGCGGCTGGGCTCGTTCCTGGACGGGAAGTTCATCAAGCTGCTGATGGCTCCGGCGAAGATGGGCGGCCGGGCCGGAATGAAGTTCCTCAACGTGGGCATGTCGATGATGACCGGGACGCTGGGCAAACTGCTCGGCGGCCAGTTCCTGCGTGATGTGCAGACCTTCGTCGCCGCGATGGACACCATGTTCGGCGGGTTCCGCACCCGCGCCGACGCCACGTACAAGCTCCTCCAGGCACCCGGCACGGCGTTCCTCGTCGTCGCGACGCCCGAGCGGGACGCGCTCCGCGAGGCGGCGTACTTCGTGGAGCGGCTGGCCGCGGAGGACATGCCGCTGGCGGGTCTGGTCCTCAACCGGGTGCACGGCAGTGACGCCGCCCGGCTCTCCGCGGAGCGCGCGCTGGCCGCCGCGGAAAATCTTGAGGCCGACGGCATTGTGGATCAGGGGGCCGGGAAGGCTGGACTTCGTGAGCCCGCCGACTCCCCCGCGGCCGGTTCCGCACCGACCACGGACACCCCTGGAGCCGCCACCCCCGAACAGCCCGAGCACGCCTCGGAGCACGAGCCCGCCGGCGCCCGCGCCGGAGAGGCCCCCGCAGTCGAGGGCGACACGCCTGCGGACGCCGTGACCGTCGAACAGCTGACGGCAGGTCTGTTGCGTCTGCATGCCGAACGGATGCAGGTGGTCGCGCGCGAACAGCGCACACGCGACCGCTTCACCGCGCTGCATCCCGAGGTGGCCGTGACCGCGGTGGCCGCGCTCCCCGGAGATGTCCATGACCTCGCAGGGCTGCGGGCCATCGGGGACCGGCTCGCGACCGGTTCCGCCTCGGCCGGAGCTGCGTAG
- a CDS encoding transglycosylase domain-containing protein, producing MPKKRSGGGLTTTQQAAKFLGVAALSGVVLAGIALPAAGALGLAAKGTVDGFDEIPANLKTPPLSQRTTILDNQGGQIATVYSRDRTVVPLTKISPYMQKAIIAIEDARFYEHGAVDLKGILRAMNRNVQAGGTAQGASTLTQQYVKNVFVEEAGDDPAKVAEATQQTLGRKVQELKYAIQVEEELGKKKILENYLNITFFGQQAYGVEAASQRYFSKSAKDLKLEEAALLAGIVQSPSRYDPVNDTEEATKRRNTVIQRMADVGDISQEEATKAQETPIKLKVKRPKNGCITAVSGSGFFCDYVRQIVTSDPAFGKTAKDRAKLWATGGLTIKTTLDPRSQAASNEAATSRVNETDKVAASVVQVQPGTGQILAMAQSRPYGLDQSKHQTVLNLSVDNKMGGSYAGFQVGSTFKPITAAAALEKGISPAQSFTTPSSITLPADAFHTCDGQAADTIPWDVENETESEKGTFDMTSALGKSINTYFAKLEEKAGLCETLTMAKKVGYDRGDNKPLLQNPATTLGGQESTPLAMASVYATFANRGKYCSPVAILSVTKPDGGKIDVPKSTCRDAMSEHTADTINQMLKGVVEDGTGTAAGLSDRDNAGKTGTTDERKNAWFVGYTPNLSTAVWVGSDGSHQVPMSNITIGGQYYEDVCGGCLPGPIWRTAMTGSLNASETPAFTPVDVPRAKPKEDKDKDKKGRDKNKPGEGDDKPGDDSPFPGISIPPNLIGGNDGDGRGQQDGGTNGP from the coding sequence ATGCCAAAGAAGCGCTCGGGCGGGGGTCTCACGACGACCCAGCAGGCCGCCAAGTTCCTCGGTGTCGCCGCACTCTCCGGAGTGGTCCTGGCGGGCATCGCGCTGCCGGCCGCCGGAGCACTGGGTCTCGCCGCCAAGGGAACGGTCGACGGATTCGACGAGATCCCGGCCAATCTGAAGACTCCGCCGCTCAGCCAGCGCACCACGATCCTGGACAACCAGGGCGGCCAGATCGCCACGGTCTACTCACGGGACCGCACCGTGGTGCCGCTGACGAAGATCTCCCCGTACATGCAGAAGGCGATCATCGCCATCGAGGACGCCCGCTTCTACGAGCACGGCGCGGTCGACCTCAAGGGCATCCTGCGCGCGATGAACCGCAACGTACAAGCGGGCGGGACCGCGCAGGGCGCGTCGACCCTCACCCAGCAGTACGTGAAGAACGTCTTCGTCGAGGAGGCCGGCGACGACCCGGCCAAGGTCGCCGAGGCCACCCAGCAGACGCTGGGCCGCAAGGTCCAGGAGCTGAAGTACGCGATCCAGGTCGAGGAAGAACTCGGCAAGAAGAAGATCCTGGAGAACTACCTCAACATCACCTTCTTCGGGCAGCAGGCGTACGGGGTCGAGGCGGCCTCCCAGCGCTACTTCTCCAAGTCGGCGAAGGACCTGAAGCTGGAGGAGGCGGCGCTGCTGGCCGGCATCGTGCAGTCGCCCAGCCGCTACGACCCCGTCAACGACACGGAGGAGGCGACCAAGCGTCGCAACACCGTGATCCAGCGGATGGCCGATGTCGGGGACATCTCGCAGGAGGAGGCCACCAAGGCCCAGGAGACCCCGATCAAGCTGAAGGTGAAGCGGCCGAAGAACGGCTGCATCACCGCGGTGAGCGGGTCCGGCTTCTTCTGCGACTACGTACGCCAGATCGTCACGAGCGACCCGGCCTTCGGCAAGACCGCGAAGGACCGCGCCAAGCTCTGGGCGACCGGCGGCCTGACCATCAAGACGACCCTGGACCCGCGGTCCCAGGCCGCCTCCAACGAGGCCGCGACCTCCCGGGTCAACGAGACCGACAAGGTCGCCGCGTCGGTCGTCCAGGTACAGCCCGGCACCGGCCAGATCCTGGCGATGGCCCAGTCCCGCCCGTACGGACTGGACCAGTCCAAGCACCAGACCGTGCTGAACCTCTCCGTCGACAACAAGATGGGCGGCAGCTACGCCGGCTTCCAGGTCGGGTCGACCTTCAAGCCGATCACCGCCGCCGCCGCACTGGAGAAGGGCATCAGCCCGGCGCAGAGCTTCACCACGCCTTCCTCGATCACCCTCCCCGCCGACGCCTTCCACACCTGCGACGGCCAGGCCGCGGACACCATCCCGTGGGACGTGGAGAACGAGACGGAGTCGGAGAAGGGCACCTTCGACATGACCAGCGCGCTGGGCAAGTCGATCAACACCTACTTCGCCAAGCTGGAGGAGAAGGCCGGCCTCTGCGAGACGCTCACCATGGCGAAGAAGGTCGGCTACGACCGCGGCGACAACAAGCCGCTGCTGCAGAACCCCGCCACCACCCTCGGCGGCCAGGAGTCGACACCGCTGGCCATGGCCTCGGTGTACGCCACCTTCGCCAACCGCGGGAAGTACTGCTCCCCGGTCGCGATCCTGTCGGTGACCAAGCCGGACGGCGGCAAGATCGACGTACCGAAGTCGACGTGCCGGGACGCCATGAGCGAGCACACGGCCGACACCATCAACCAGATGCTCAAGGGCGTCGTCGAGGACGGCACCGGTACGGCGGCCGGCCTCAGCGACCGTGACAACGCGGGCAAGACCGGTACGACCGACGAGCGCAAGAACGCCTGGTTCGTCGGCTACACCCCGAACCTGTCCACGGCGGTGTGGGTCGGCAGCGACGGCTCCCACCAGGTCCCGATGAGCAACATCACCATCGGCGGCCAGTACTACGAGGACGTCTGCGGTGGCTGTCTGCCGGGCCCGATCTGGCGCACGGCGATGACGGGCTCCCTGAACGCCTCGGAGACTCCGGCCTTCACCCCGGTCGACGTACCGCGGGCGAAGCCCAAGGAGGACAAGGACAAGGACAAGAAGGGCCGCGACAAGAACAAGCCGGGCGAGGGCGACGACAAGCCCGGCGACGACAGCCCCTTCCCCGGCATCAGCATTCCGCCGAACCTGATCGGCGGAAACGACGGCGACGGCCGCGGTCAGCAGGACGGCGGGACGAACGGCCCCTGA
- a CDS encoding DUF4177 domain-containing protein has protein sequence MTKWEYATVPLLVHATKQILDTWGEDGWELVQVVPGPNNPEQLVAYLKRAKQ, from the coding sequence ATGACCAAGTGGGAATACGCGACCGTGCCCCTTCTCGTGCACGCGACCAAGCAGATTCTGGACACCTGGGGCGAGGACGGCTGGGAGCTGGTCCAGGTCGTTCCCGGCCCGAACAACCCCGAGCAGCTCGTGGCCTACCTGAAGCGGGCGAAGCAGTAG
- a CDS encoding AAA family ATPase → MSRFQVVSGKGGTGKTTVAAALALALATEGRRTLLVEVEGRQGIAQLFEAESLPYEERKIAVAPGGGEVYALAIDAERALLDYLQMFYKLGSAGRALKKLGAIDFATTIAPGVRDVLLTGKACEAVRRKDKRNRFVYDYVIMDAPPTGRITRFLNVNDEVAGLARIGPIHNQAQAVMRVLKSPETAVHLVTLLEEMPVQETADGIAELRAAELPVGRVIVNMVRPHLLDEDALRTAAGGRRKEIAKTLTRAGVTGSAGLVRPLVEQAAEHAQRVELEREQRAVLAGLGLAGYELPLIGEGVDPAGLYELAVELRKQGVGEGAAEAEQGVGS, encoded by the coding sequence GTGAGCAGGTTCCAGGTCGTCAGCGGCAAGGGCGGTACCGGTAAGACCACGGTCGCCGCCGCCCTCGCGCTCGCCCTCGCGACCGAGGGCAGGCGCACCCTCCTCGTCGAGGTCGAGGGCAGACAGGGCATCGCCCAGCTCTTCGAGGCGGAGTCCCTCCCCTACGAGGAGCGCAAGATCGCCGTAGCGCCGGGCGGCGGCGAGGTGTACGCACTGGCGATCGACGCCGAGCGCGCCCTCCTCGACTACCTCCAGATGTTCTACAAACTCGGCAGCGCGGGCCGGGCGCTCAAGAAACTCGGCGCGATCGACTTCGCCACCACCATCGCGCCCGGCGTCCGGGACGTCCTGCTCACGGGCAAGGCGTGCGAGGCGGTGCGCCGCAAGGACAAGCGGAACCGGTTCGTCTATGACTACGTGATCATGGACGCCCCGCCGACCGGCCGCATCACCCGCTTCCTCAACGTGAACGACGAGGTGGCGGGCCTGGCCCGGATCGGCCCGATACACAATCAGGCGCAGGCCGTGATGCGGGTGCTGAAGTCCCCCGAGACCGCGGTGCACCTGGTGACCCTGCTGGAGGAGATGCCGGTCCAGGAGACCGCCGACGGCATCGCGGAGCTGCGGGCCGCCGAGCTGCCGGTGGGCCGGGTGATCGTGAACATGGTGCGCCCGCACCTGCTGGACGAGGACGCGTTGCGCACCGCCGCGGGCGGCCGGCGCAAGGAGATCGCCAAGACCCTCACCCGGGCCGGTGTGACCGGCTCCGCCGGGCTCGTACGCCCCCTGGTCGAGCAGGCGGCCGAGCACGCCCAGCGGGTGGAGCTGGAGCGTGAGCAGCGCGCCGTGCTGGCGGGTCTGGGACTCGCGGGGTACGAACTCCCGTTGATCGGTGAGGGCGTGGATCCGGCCGGGCTGTACGAGCTGGCGGTCGAGCTCCGCAAGCAGGGTGTGGGCGAAGGGGCGGCGGAAGCGGAACAAGGGGTGGGTTCATGA
- a CDS encoding WhiB family transcriptional regulator produces the protein MGWVTDWSAQAACRTTDPDELFVQGAAQNRAKAVCTGCPVRTECLADALDNRVEFGVWGGMTERERRALLRRRPTVTSWRRLLETARSEYERSTGILPVAIGLEDDELHETFAAVG, from the coding sequence ATGGGCTGGGTAACCGACTGGAGTGCGCAGGCAGCCTGCCGCACTACCGATCCGGATGAACTGTTCGTACAAGGGGCAGCGCAGAACAGGGCCAAGGCGGTGTGCACCGGATGTCCGGTGCGGACCGAGTGCCTGGCCGATGCGCTGGACAATCGCGTCGAATTCGGCGTGTGGGGCGGAATGACCGAGCGGGAGCGCCGCGCACTGCTGCGCAGGCGCCCGACCGTCACGTCCTGGCGCCGGCTGCTGGAGACCGCACGCAGCGAGTACGAGCGGTCCACGGGCATCCTGCCCGTGGCGATCGGGCTGGAGGACGACGAACTGCACGAGACGTTCGCCGCCGTGGGGTAG